In one Brienomyrus brachyistius isolate T26 chromosome 5, BBRACH_0.4, whole genome shotgun sequence genomic region, the following are encoded:
- the LOC125741881 gene encoding SEC14-like protein 5 isoform X1, with amino-acid sequence MVQKYQSPVRVYKHSFEMVMAAYEKRFPTCPQIPVFVSSEILSEAINDDSSLHVIERSCKLNVDAPRLLKKIAGVEYVYFIQKNTLNWKDRTLLIEAHNETFASRVTVLEKCSYSVHPENEEWTCFEQSASLDIKSFFGFENTVEKIAMKQYTANIKRGKEVIEYYLNELIAEGVTEIPRWVPPEQKVPARPAAPPHDLPLHPAPASRLALNSLAHSSGKEASNTGDASNPDADKLDAEYIERYLGQLTPMQESCLIRLRQWLQETHKGKSEAGEWKAEKIPKDEHILRFLRARDFNLDKAREMLCQSLAWRKQYQVDYILETWRPPGFLQECYAGGWHFHDSDGRPLYILRLGQMDTKGLVKALGEEALLRHVLSINEEGQKRCEENTKIFGRPITSWTCLVDLEGLNMRHLWRPGVKALLRIIEVVEANYPETLGRLLIVRAPRVFPVLWTLVSPFINDNTRQKFLVYSGNNYQGVGGLVDYIDKEIIPDFLGGDCMCTVPEGGLVPKALYQTEEDLENSDHIKLWTETIYQSAHVFKGAPHEIVIEILESSSVITWDFDILKGDLVFNIFHSKRSPQTIKKDPLTSTPGVDNVQLIEKSWVLGVDYSMVESPLVCREGESIQGSHVTRWPGLYILQWKLTGPASCSSNALPRVDDMLASLQVSSHKCKVMYYTEVLASEDFRGSMTSLESCHSGFSQLSGGTTSSSQSQSSSLVSR; translated from the exons ATGGTGCAGAAGTATCAGTCTCCCGTCAGAGTGTACAAGCACTCCTTTGAAATGGTCATGGCG GCGTACGAGAAGCGCTTCCCCACCTGCCCCCAAATCCCCGTGTTCGTCAGCAGCGAGATTCTCAGCGAGGCCATCAATGACGACAGCTCCCTGCACGTCATCGAACGCAGCTGCAAGCTCAACGTAGATGCCCCACGCCTACTCAAAAAG ATCGCCGGCGTGGAGTATGTGTACTTCATCCAGAAGAACACCCTCAACTGGAAGGACAGGACGCTGCTCATCGAGGCCCATAATGAAACCTTCGCCAGCAGGGTGACGGTTCTGGAGAAATGTAGCTACAGC GTTCATCCTGAGAATGAGGAGTGGACGTGCTTTGAGCAATCAGCCTCCTTGGATATCAAGTCCTTTTTCGGCTTCGAGAACACAGTGGAGAAGATCGCGATGAAGCAGTACACAGCCAACATCAAGCGG GGCAAGGAGGTGATTGAGTACTATCTGAATGAGCTCATAGCAGAGGGCGTCACTGAGATACCTCGCTGGGTCCCACCCGAGCAGAAGGTCCCAGCCAGGCCAGCCGCCCCACCCCATGACCTCCCCCTTCACCCCGCACCTGCCTCCAGACTGGCCCTCAACTCGCTGGCACACAGCAGCGGGAAGGAGGCCAGTAACACCGGCGACGCCTCCAATCCAGATG CCGACAAGCTGGATGCCGAATACATCGAGCGGTACCTGGGACAGTTAACACCCATGCAGGAAAGCTGTCTGATTCGCCTGCGCCAGTGGCTGCAGGAGACCCACAAAGGAAAG TCAGAAGCTGGTGAATGGAAGGCAGAGAAG ATCCCCAAAGACGAGCACATCCTCCGCTTCCTGCGTGCCCGCGACTTCAACCTGGACAAGGCGCGTGAGATGCTGTGCCAGTCACTGGcctggaggaaacagtaccaggTGGACTATATCCTGGAGACGTGGAGGCCCCCGGGCTTCCTGCAGGAGTGCTACGCCGGCGGCTGGCACTTCCATGACAGCGACGGCCGGCCGCTATACATCCTGCGCCTTGGCCAGATGGACACCAAGGGACTGGTGAAGGCCCTGGGGGAGGAGGCCCTGCTCAGACAC GTTTTGTCAATCAATGAGGAAGGACAGAAAAGATGTGAGGAAAACACCAAGATATTTGGAAGACCTATCAC GTCGTGGACTTGCCTGGTGGACCTGGAGGGTCTGAATATGCGGCACCTCTGGAGGCCTGGCGTGAAAGCTCTCCTCCGCATCATCGAGGTGGTGGAGGCTAACTACCCTGAGACGCTGGGCCGGCTCCTCATCGTGCGAGCTCCTCGGGTCTTCCCCGTACTCTGGACCCTG GTCAGTCCGTTCATTAACGACAACACTCGGCAGAAATTCCTCGTCTACAGCGGGAACAATTACCAGGGAGTGGGAGGGCTGGTCGATTACATCGATAAAGAGATCATCCCCGACTTCCTCGGGGGAGATTGTATG TGCACTGTCCCAGAAGGAGGCCTCGTACCAAAAGCTCTGTACCAGACAGAAGAGGACCTTGAAAACTCAGACCACATTAAACTGTGGACAGAAACTATATATCAGTCAGCTCATGTCTTTAAAGGAGCACCTCACGAG ATTGTCATCGAGATCCTAGAAAGCTCTTCAGTCATCACCTGGGACTTTGACATCCTGAAGGGGGACCTGGTCTTCAACATCTTCCACTCCAAAAGGTCTCCACAGACTATCAAGAAGGACCCGTTGACCTCCACCCCTGGTGTGGACAACGTCCAGCTGATTGAGAAGAGCTGGGTCCTGGGCGTGGATTACAGCATGGTGGAGTCTCCGCTCGTATGCCGAGAGGGCGAGAGCATCCAG GGCTCTCACGTCACCCGCTGGCCTGGTCTCTACATCCTCCAGTGGAAGCTGACAGGCCCCGCCTCCTGCTCCAGCAACGCCCTGCCCCGTGTGGACGACATGCTGGCCTCTCTGCAAGTCTCGTCCCACAAGTGCAAGGTCATGTACTACACCGAGGTGCTGGCCTCCGAAGACTTCAG
- the LOC125741881 gene encoding SEC14-like protein 5 isoform X2 produces the protein MVQKYQSPVRVYKHSFEMVMAAYEKRFPTCPQIPVFVSSEILSEAINDDSSLHVIERSCKLNVDAPRLLKKIAGVEYVYFIQKNTLNWKDRTLLIEAHNETFASRVTVLEKCSYSVHPENEEWTCFEQSASLDIKSFFGFENTVEKIAMKQYTANIKRGKEVIEYYLNELIAEGVTEIPRWVPPEQKVPARPAAPPHDLPLHPAPASRLALNSLAHSSGKEASNTGDASNPDADKLDAEYIERYLGQLTPMQESCLIRLRQWLQETHKGKIPKDEHILRFLRARDFNLDKAREMLCQSLAWRKQYQVDYILETWRPPGFLQECYAGGWHFHDSDGRPLYILRLGQMDTKGLVKALGEEALLRHVLSINEEGQKRCEENTKIFGRPITSWTCLVDLEGLNMRHLWRPGVKALLRIIEVVEANYPETLGRLLIVRAPRVFPVLWTLVSPFINDNTRQKFLVYSGNNYQGVGGLVDYIDKEIIPDFLGGDCMCTVPEGGLVPKALYQTEEDLENSDHIKLWTETIYQSAHVFKGAPHEIVIEILESSSVITWDFDILKGDLVFNIFHSKRSPQTIKKDPLTSTPGVDNVQLIEKSWVLGVDYSMVESPLVCREGESIQGSHVTRWPGLYILQWKLTGPASCSSNALPRVDDMLASLQVSSHKCKVMYYTEVLASEDFRGSMTSLESCHSGFSQLSGGTTSSSQSQSSSLVSR, from the exons ATGGTGCAGAAGTATCAGTCTCCCGTCAGAGTGTACAAGCACTCCTTTGAAATGGTCATGGCG GCGTACGAGAAGCGCTTCCCCACCTGCCCCCAAATCCCCGTGTTCGTCAGCAGCGAGATTCTCAGCGAGGCCATCAATGACGACAGCTCCCTGCACGTCATCGAACGCAGCTGCAAGCTCAACGTAGATGCCCCACGCCTACTCAAAAAG ATCGCCGGCGTGGAGTATGTGTACTTCATCCAGAAGAACACCCTCAACTGGAAGGACAGGACGCTGCTCATCGAGGCCCATAATGAAACCTTCGCCAGCAGGGTGACGGTTCTGGAGAAATGTAGCTACAGC GTTCATCCTGAGAATGAGGAGTGGACGTGCTTTGAGCAATCAGCCTCCTTGGATATCAAGTCCTTTTTCGGCTTCGAGAACACAGTGGAGAAGATCGCGATGAAGCAGTACACAGCCAACATCAAGCGG GGCAAGGAGGTGATTGAGTACTATCTGAATGAGCTCATAGCAGAGGGCGTCACTGAGATACCTCGCTGGGTCCCACCCGAGCAGAAGGTCCCAGCCAGGCCAGCCGCCCCACCCCATGACCTCCCCCTTCACCCCGCACCTGCCTCCAGACTGGCCCTCAACTCGCTGGCACACAGCAGCGGGAAGGAGGCCAGTAACACCGGCGACGCCTCCAATCCAGATG CCGACAAGCTGGATGCCGAATACATCGAGCGGTACCTGGGACAGTTAACACCCATGCAGGAAAGCTGTCTGATTCGCCTGCGCCAGTGGCTGCAGGAGACCCACAAAGGAAAG ATCCCCAAAGACGAGCACATCCTCCGCTTCCTGCGTGCCCGCGACTTCAACCTGGACAAGGCGCGTGAGATGCTGTGCCAGTCACTGGcctggaggaaacagtaccaggTGGACTATATCCTGGAGACGTGGAGGCCCCCGGGCTTCCTGCAGGAGTGCTACGCCGGCGGCTGGCACTTCCATGACAGCGACGGCCGGCCGCTATACATCCTGCGCCTTGGCCAGATGGACACCAAGGGACTGGTGAAGGCCCTGGGGGAGGAGGCCCTGCTCAGACAC GTTTTGTCAATCAATGAGGAAGGACAGAAAAGATGTGAGGAAAACACCAAGATATTTGGAAGACCTATCAC GTCGTGGACTTGCCTGGTGGACCTGGAGGGTCTGAATATGCGGCACCTCTGGAGGCCTGGCGTGAAAGCTCTCCTCCGCATCATCGAGGTGGTGGAGGCTAACTACCCTGAGACGCTGGGCCGGCTCCTCATCGTGCGAGCTCCTCGGGTCTTCCCCGTACTCTGGACCCTG GTCAGTCCGTTCATTAACGACAACACTCGGCAGAAATTCCTCGTCTACAGCGGGAACAATTACCAGGGAGTGGGAGGGCTGGTCGATTACATCGATAAAGAGATCATCCCCGACTTCCTCGGGGGAGATTGTATG TGCACTGTCCCAGAAGGAGGCCTCGTACCAAAAGCTCTGTACCAGACAGAAGAGGACCTTGAAAACTCAGACCACATTAAACTGTGGACAGAAACTATATATCAGTCAGCTCATGTCTTTAAAGGAGCACCTCACGAG ATTGTCATCGAGATCCTAGAAAGCTCTTCAGTCATCACCTGGGACTTTGACATCCTGAAGGGGGACCTGGTCTTCAACATCTTCCACTCCAAAAGGTCTCCACAGACTATCAAGAAGGACCCGTTGACCTCCACCCCTGGTGTGGACAACGTCCAGCTGATTGAGAAGAGCTGGGTCCTGGGCGTGGATTACAGCATGGTGGAGTCTCCGCTCGTATGCCGAGAGGGCGAGAGCATCCAG GGCTCTCACGTCACCCGCTGGCCTGGTCTCTACATCCTCCAGTGGAAGCTGACAGGCCCCGCCTCCTGCTCCAGCAACGCCCTGCCCCGTGTGGACGACATGCTGGCCTCTCTGCAAGTCTCGTCCCACAAGTGCAAGGTCATGTACTACACCGAGGTGCTGGCCTCCGAAGACTTCAG